A genomic segment from Malus domestica chromosome 05, GDT2T_hap1 encodes:
- the LOC114824777 gene encoding squalene synthase 2 produces the protein MGALSTMLKHPDDIYPLLKLKIASRQIEKQIPAEPHWAFCYTMLQKVSRSFALVIQQLGTELRNAVCLFYLVLRALDTVEDDTSVATDVKVPILLAFHRHIYDPDWHFACGTNNYKVLMDEFHHVSTAFLELGTGYQEAIEDITKRMGAGMAKFILKEVETIDDYDEYCHYVAGLVGLGLSKLFHAAGKEDLASDSLSNSMGLFLQKTNIIRDYLEDINEIPKSRMFWPRQIWSKYVNKLEDLKYEENSEKAVQCLNDMVTNALIHMEDCLKYMAALRDPAIFKFCAIPQIMAIGTLALCYNNIEVFRGVVKMRRGLTAKVIDRTKSMDDVYGAFFDFSSILKSKVDKNDPNATKTLSRVEAVQKLCRDSGALSKRKSYIANREQSYNSTLIVALFIILAIIYAYLSASPRI, from the exons ATGGGTGCCTTGTCGACCATGCTCAAACACCCCGATGACATTTACCCTCTTCTGAAGCTCAAAATTGCATCGAGGCAAATCGAAAAGCAGATCCCGGCAGAGCCCCATTGGGCTTTCTGCTACACCATGCTCCAGAAGGTCTCTCGTAGTTTCGCTCTCGTTATTCAACAGCTCGGTACAGAGCTCCGCAACGCT GTCTGTCTATTTTACCTGGTTCTTCGAGCTCTAGACACTGTCG AGGATGATACAAGCGTTGCAACGGATGTCAAAGTCCCTATCTTGTTAGCATTTCATCGGCACATATATGATCCCGATTGGCATTTTGCTT gTGGTACAAATAATTACAAAGTTCTCATGGACGAGTTCCATCATGTTTCAACTGCTTTTTTGGAACTCGGGACAGG TTATCAGGAGGCAATTGAGGATATTACCAAAAGAATGGGTGCGGGAATGGCAAAATTTATCTTGAAGGAG GTAGAAACCATTGATGACTATGATGAATACTGCCACTATGTGGCAGGACTTGTTGGTTTAGGTTTGTCCAAGCTCTTCCATGCTGCTGGTAAGGAAGATTTGGCCTCAGACTCACTCTCAAATTCAATGGGCTTATTTCTTCAG AAAACAAACATCATTCGGGATTATTTGGAGGATATTAATGAGATACCAAAGTCACGCATGTTTTGGCCACGCCAAATCTGGAGTAAATATGTCAATAAACTTGAG GACTTGAAATATGAGGAAAACTCAGAGAAGGCAGTGCAATGCTTAAACGACATGGTAACTAATGCTTTGATACATATGGAAGATTGCTTGAAGTACATGGCTGCATTAAGAGATCCTGctatatttaaattttgtgCCATCCCTCAG ATCATGGCAATTGGCACCCTAGCATTGTGCTACAACAACATTGAGGTCTTCAGAGGTGTAGTCAAAATGAGGCGAG GTCTTACAGCAAAAGTTATTGACAGAACAAAATCAATGGATGATGTCTATGgtgctttctttgatttttcttcCATTCTAAAGTCTAAG GTTGACAAGAATGATCCTAATGCAACAAAAACATTGAGCAGAGTGGAAGCGGTACAGAAATTATGTAGAGACTCTGGAGCTCTGAGCAAAAg GAAATCTTACATCGCCAACCGCGAACAAAGCTACAATTCAACTCTG ATTGTGGCATTGTTTATTATATTGGCAATCATTTACGCTTATCTCTCTGCTAGCCCAAGAATCTAA